In Burkholderia gladioli, a genomic segment contains:
- a CDS encoding tyrosine-type recombinase/integrase, with product MSLYKRKTSPNWQYKLYPPGGGTPLQGSTGTRDKEQAQEFHDRLKVQLWNQARLGVKPRHSWNEAVIRYVTEREGLPSLETSKTHLRWLDRHLAGLALDRIDRERIDAIALAKRQEPLTVRTREGVVTTGRGASAATVRRVIGVLKAVLNAAVEWEWLDRAPVTRRTRLPEKRIRWLTPAQAERLLAELPTHLAEMARFSLETGLRRSNVTGLQWSQIDLERRVAWIHPDQAKARKAITVPLSDVALAVLQRQQGASRAPGCRDSVFVYRGRPVHQTSTLAWHKALERAGIADFRWHDLRHTWASWHVQRGTPLQVLKELGGWETLEMVQRYAHLSADHLAQWVRPLTADTTPLPVHRVDARDEENGD from the coding sequence ATGTCGCTCTACAAACGAAAAACCAGCCCGAACTGGCAATACAAGCTCTACCCCCCAGGCGGCGGAACGCCGCTACAGGGAAGCACTGGCACCCGCGACAAGGAGCAGGCGCAGGAATTCCACGACCGGCTGAAGGTGCAGCTGTGGAACCAGGCGCGGCTCGGCGTGAAGCCGCGCCACAGCTGGAACGAGGCGGTGATCCGCTACGTCACCGAGCGCGAGGGCCTGCCCAGCCTGGAAACCTCGAAGACGCACCTGCGCTGGCTCGACCGGCATCTCGCGGGCCTGGCGCTGGACCGGATCGACCGCGAGCGCATCGACGCGATCGCGCTGGCCAAGCGCCAGGAACCGCTCACGGTGCGCACCCGCGAGGGCGTGGTGACCACCGGGCGCGGCGCCAGCGCGGCCACCGTGCGGCGCGTGATCGGCGTGCTGAAGGCGGTGCTGAACGCGGCCGTCGAATGGGAATGGCTGGATCGCGCGCCGGTCACGCGGCGCACCCGGCTGCCCGAGAAGCGCATCCGCTGGCTCACCCCGGCCCAGGCCGAGCGGCTGCTGGCCGAGCTGCCCACGCACCTGGCCGAGATGGCGCGCTTCAGCCTCGAGACCGGCCTGCGCCGCTCCAACGTGACCGGCCTGCAGTGGTCGCAGATCGACCTGGAGCGCCGCGTGGCCTGGATCCATCCCGACCAGGCGAAGGCGAGGAAGGCGATCACGGTGCCGCTGTCGGACGTCGCGCTGGCGGTGCTGCAGCGCCAGCAGGGCGCGTCGCGCGCACCGGGCTGCCGCGACAGCGTGTTCGTCTACCGCGGCCGACCGGTCCACCAGACCTCGACGCTGGCCTGGCACAAGGCGCTCGAGCGCGCCGGCATCGCCGACTTCCGCTGGCACGACCTGCGCCATACCTGGGCCAGTTGGCATGTGCAACGCGGCACGCCGCTGCAGGTGCTCAAGGAACTGGGCGGCTGGGAGACACTGGAGATGGTGCAGCGCTACGCGCACCTGTCGGCGGATCACCTGGCGCAATGGGTCAGGCCGCTGACGGCCGATACCACGCCGCTGCCGGTTCATCGCGTGGATGCCAGGGACGAAGAAAACGGGGACTGA